CTTGGATGTTGCAATGTACTATGGTTCAGAACTGCAAATGAAGGATTTTGTCTGCAATTGCCGTCGATTTTGCAGCCTCACTTTCATAGTGTTGATGTACGCATTGCGTTGGTCACCAATCTGATATGAAATGCATGCTGGCTTGGCATCCACCCACTGTCCAGCAAAATATGCACCATTGTCCGCTCTTTGGAGCAGATGTCCCTTCACAAATCTCTGGTACCACTTTCTTAACTGTGCCAGATTGCTTGCTGGTTTCCTTTTTTCTTGTCATCTAGCAGTGATCGAACAAATCCGGTCGGCATTCATGGCCAGGGCTTCTAAATTTAGTCCGGTCTATATAAAAGAACGTGGATGCATATTATTCTCTGATAGAAACAGTAATTTGGTTCTTGAGTGCAGGCCTGAAAAGGGAAAtcggtgactgcttctttctgcctaCATACCTATCTTGCTGCCATTTAGAAATATCAATATTCTTCAGCATTGATGCTCTCTGCTTATACTTTCTTTTTTTGTGATAATAAAGAGTATGTATAAAAGGATGATTTGACACTGGAAAAGTAGTTTCTGCACCCATGGCTTCCAGCAAAATATCGGCAGCAGATTCCTTCCATGGCACAGATGCCTGTCGCTACTTTTTATTAAACTGTacctgatgttgatatgccttgctTTCTGATATTTTGTTTTGTCATCTACTGTTAGTAGAACAAATTTGGTCGGCATCAGACATTGTAGTGAACAAACAATTGTAGTAAGTATATTCTGCTGCAGGCAGTAATTCTATTCCATAGAGCAGGCCAGGATAAAATAAGTGATCTAGTGATTGCATTCTACATTTTCTTCTTCAGACAGAGACAGGCACTTTGATGATTGCATTCTTCAGAGATTGATTCTCTCTGTTTATTTTACCTTTTGCAACAAAGCGAATCAAAATATGATTTATTACCAAAGCAGAAAAAAAAATTGTGTTGGCGAAATTAATGGAGATGGTGACAAGAATCCATGGCAGGActgattttttctttttctgtactTGTGTGAACAATGGCACTGAGCTGAATCTGCATTTCCATGTCAGGTTCGGGCGGGCGGGGCTGTACAGGGCGTTCATGTTCAGCAGCCCGACGATCATGGTGACCACGCCGGACGCGTGCAAGCAGGTGCTCATGGACGACGACACCTTCGTCACCGGCTGGCCCAAGGCCACCATCGCGCTCATCGGGCCCAAGTCCTTCATCAGCATGGGCTACGACGAGCACCGCCGGCTGCGCAAGCTCACCGCGGCGCCCATCAACGGCTTCGACGCGCTCACCTCCTACCTGGCCTTCATCGACCACACCGTGGTCACCACGCTCCGGGGCTGGTCCGAGCGGGGCGACGACTTCGAGTTCCTCACGGAGCTGCGCCGGATGACGTTCCGGATCATCGTGCAGATCTTCATGGGCGGCGCCGACGAGCGCACGGCGGCCGAGCTGGAGAGCACCTACACGGAGCTCAACTACGGCATGCGCGCCATGGCCATCGACCTGCCGGGGTTCGCCTACCACAAGGCCATCCGCGCGCGCCGCAGGCTGGTGGCGGCGCTGCAGCGCGTGCTGGACGAGCGCCGGGCCAGGGGGGCGAAGACCGCCGGGGTGGACATGATGGACCGGCTGATCGCCGCGGAGGACGAGGGCGGGCGGCGGCTGCAGGACGACGAGATCATCGACGTGCTCGTCATGTACCTCAACGCCGGCCACGAGTCCTCCGGCCACATCACCATGTGGGCCACCGTCTTCCTGCAGGAGAACCCCGAAATCCTCGCCAAGGCCAAGGTGTGCCTATACTGCAACTTTGCGAGATCGGCATGGCTGCAAAGCTCTCTTTATTGATCTGCGCATGCATGGTGATGATCGAGGCTGACgaatcttgttgttgttgttgttgtccaggcggagcaggaggcgatCATGAGGAGCATTCCCCCGGGACAGAAGGGGCTCACCCTCAGGGACTTCAGGAAGATGGAGTACCTCTCACAGGTACTACAACATTTCTCTGCATACTTTGCTCTGAAACTCATTACATTCATTCAGATTCAGTCATGTCTGAACAATGCCCCTGTGCTATCTGAAATCAACCAACTAGTAGTAACAAATGTGATCACCCTCTGAAACACAATGACAGGTGGTCGACGAGACGCTCCGGTTCGTCAACATCTCCTTCGTGTCGTTCCGCCAGGCGACCCGCGACGTCTCCGTCAACGGTGCGCTCTACTATATAGATCAATCCACCATCATACACACACCCTGTGTTCATCCTCAATGCATCATAGTATTTGAGTTTCATGGTCGTCTGAACCTCTCTGTAACCTGACATGAACAAAATCCTCAGGTTATCTGATACCCAAGGGGTGGAAGGTTCAGCTGTGGTACAGGAGCGTGCACATGGACCCTCAGGTGTACCCTGACCCCAAGAAGTTCGACCCTTCAAGATGGGAGGTTGGTGACAGACATTCTTCAGCACTCAACTTCTGAACGAAATCTGCATTTCCTCACAGTTTGAAGTGATTGTTTTCTTTCCTCCTTATTCTCAGGGCCCGCCGCCAAGGGCCGGGACGTTCCTTCCGTTCGGGCTCGGCACGAGGCTGTGCCCGGGCAACGATCTCGCCAAGCTCGAGATCTCTGTCTTCCTCCACCATTTCCTCCTTGGCTACAAGTAAACTTCCAGTTCACATCTGTTGACTGTCTCTGCAACATTGCCATCAATGTCATGCAACATCTGCAGCCAACGGTGACTGTGTGGTAACACTGACTTTGCATCTGAATGCAGGCTGACAAGGAAAAACCCAAATTGCCGGGTGAGGTACCTGCCGCACCCCCGGCCGGTGGACAACTGCCTGGCCAGGATCACCAGAGTCTCCACCTCCCATTGACGATGATGAAAACAGAGAATCCAAAACCCTAGACGGCGTCACCCGGAAACACCAAATTTAGGAGAACTCATTTGtccaaataaataaaagaaataaatcGTGAGGGGCTGTTGCCGCAGATGAGTTACAGTTGTCGTCATTCCTTGTTTTTAGCTCTATCCTAGGACTCAAAAATGTTATGCTGAAAAAGACATTTGTGTCAAAACAGAAATATCAATAGTGTTGACGCCGAATTAATTTGCGCTGAAACCTTAGGTGATTCTTCATGCTGAGTGGTTGTTACCAAGCGCAACTATTGTTCGATTAACTAAAACATAGTACCATATAAATACTCGAGAAGGCGAGAATCCGAGCATGGAAGGAAGAAATAAATGGATATACTTGCGAGCACCGATGCCTCACCGTCACCTGGATGGCACTGATAAGCAACTTAAAAGAGAACAAAATCTAAAAAGACAGAGAGCTTGCAAGAGAAAAAAAGTTTTAACAGTGGTTTGTCATGAGCATTGATGCCTCAGCATCAGCTGCAACATTATTAAGGCAAAGTCATATGTCCTGCATGTATTCTTtgcaaacaaaaataaaatagttatctaCAAATGGGGAAAAGACGGTGAGATGTGCAAACTAGATGCGACTGACGTGGCTTTAGCCTTTAGGACATGTACATTCATCGACAACCTAAACGGTGTCGCCAATTTTAGGAGAATTCGTTCTGTGAGAACAGAATAAAAATGATAATAAATTACGAGATGTCATTGTCGTTGATTAATCACCatcatttcttgttttttgttccatCCTAGGGCTGAGAACATGCTAAATTTTGGGTTATGTGAAAAGGATCTTTGCATCGAGACAAAAATATTGATAGCAATTCAGAGGGAGCTGATATCTATGATATCGACATGGATGAATATGTACCTTCATCTTCAGTTACAACAAAGAATAAATGGACAACAACTATTTACAAATATTATTCGAGGATCATAGCAATTATAACATAGGATATAAACTccttaattatgaatatggaaatataataatacaaatattattgcctctaggacatatttccaacaataatcaCTATAAAGTTTATATAAAAATGAACAAGCGAAGACCTTGGTGTGGGCGTGTGGTAAATAGCTCTTCATATGTTCATTGATGCTTGTCACATATTCACCATCACGGTAGCCTCAAGGGTACTGGAGCATCTCCTGCCACATCATTTCTCGGATCATCTCCACACCGAGGTTTTCATCTATATCGAGATCGATGGGTGCCTGTGCAGGACGGCTTACGCTCGGATCATACAACCTAGACAAATAGGGGTGCTCCAGAGCCTCGGTGACACTGATCCTTTTGGAAGGATCAAAGACCAGCATCTTCTGCAACAGATCAATGGCAAGAGGGTGCGCTTGTGGGTACATTTTGGTGAGGGGAATCCCAGGGGTGTATGAAAGGGAGTTGACGTAATTGCGAGATCTTGGTTTATCAATGAACTCAAGGTCAGCGTCGTTCATGGTGCCAAGAACATTGACTATAAGCTGAAGCTGATTTAGGCTGTTGGTTCCAGGAAAGATTGGCTTGCGGCCAAGAAGCTCAGCAAAGATGCAGCCAACTGACCACACATCTATGGAGGTGCCATAGTTGTCGCTAGAGAGCAGCAGCTCTGGAGCTCTATACCATCGGGTGACAACATATTCAGTCAAACACTGACCTTCAGTGTTACTTGTTCGGGCAAGACCAAAGTCACAAATCTTCAGGTCACAGTTTCCATTAACTAGAAGGTTGAGTGGTTTCAGGTCTCTATGGAGTATCCTAGTTGAATGAAGATACTTCAGGCCTCGGAGCAGCTACAATCAACAAAAGGCAGCATCTTAGAATATTGATAGATTGATAAATATTAAAGAGATCGTAAATGGCCGACAAAAAGTTCAAAGATATCATTGTAACAAATGAAAGTACTAATTTATAAGACAAGTCTATCAAGTAAGTCTTCGTCAAGATGCTAATGTCTAGTGCATACATAGCTTTCCTTGCATCATTTATACAAAGGCTTAAGCTACATATGTTCATGCAAATACCCTGTGTAAATGAGATCTGTATTAAGTTGTTCTGTTTTTAAACATTTACAATTCCTAAGCACATAAGCGCCATCTGGGAGCAGCTATAGAAACTACTACAGTACTACCACACATATTGAAATTGACCAGTGCTTCTTCGAGAAGCCGATCAATCTTTAGTAACTTGACAACTTTACATGGAGCATGAACTAACTACAAATTGGCATCGAACTATAAAAACAGTATGTTGTCATACAAGAACCTTttctggaacaatcaaaaatcataacTCGATTAAACATGATCTCACCAATATATGTCCGAGAGTTAAATAATTAGGCATAGCTTATTAGCTTAGATGAAAGCTGTAGAAATTATCAGCCCTACTCTGATTTGTATCGGTAGAAAGAATAGCCATCGGCATTACATCTGGATAACTCATGAGATTGACTATGTTTAGCAAAGCAAACCCGTACGCGTTACTTCCGGATAGAGCATGAGGTATGAATGAACTAACTTATGATAAAATGGTGAATTGATGAAATATTACTGATCATGTGTGAAGCAAAAGAAAGAATGAAAAATAGAGGTGACAGATGCATACCTGAAAAAGGAAATATTGGCAGTGCTCAGTCATAAGTGTTTGAGATGAGTTGATGATCCGATCCAGATCCGTGTCCATCAGTTCGGACACCAAGTAGACATCTTTGAAGCTCCTCCTATGTATTGGCATCATTATATCCTTCAAAGCAATGACATTCTCATGACGCAAGTGTCGAAGGAGCTTCATCTCCCGCAGCGTTCTCAACGCATCCACGCGGTTGTCAAAGATATTGTTTATCTTTTTTATGGCAACCATCTCGTTCGTATTCTTGTTCATCAATGAGCAAACTATCCCGTAAGACCCTCTTCCGATGTGCTCGATCGGCACGTACTTTGTGTCGATCTCAAACATCGTTTGCCACATCATGTAGCAATGCTTGACATGGCTTCCCTTGCCATTCTGATGACGACGTACCATCTTCGCCATTTTCTTTTTCTACCGAGAAAAAGGAAAAAGATAGAGTTACCATTCCATAATTGATAATAATAGAAGCATAGCCAAAAAAAGTGTTTACAAGTTTATTATTAAGCCTTGGCCAATTAATGTTGCTAGGTCTTGTGAGCTTGACGTTTTCCATGGTATTCAAATCTCTGTTTCCATCCCCGAGTTTTGTCATTACCCTAGTATAGTGTGTAATATTTTTTTGATAGATCTCTGTTTTCAACCTAGAACTTTATCCTCGCCGTAACCTTATAAGTGTGTAGTACTGAATTTGGTGACAAAAGAAAGCTCTTGCT
This portion of the Triticum dicoccoides isolate Atlit2015 ecotype Zavitan chromosome 7A, WEW_v2.0, whole genome shotgun sequence genome encodes:
- the LOC119334757 gene encoding ent-kaurenoic acid oxidase 1, whose product is MGEVAWAALAGVLVPLAAVALDAAVRAAHAWYWTASLGAGRRGRLPPGDMGWPLVGGMWAFLRAFKSGRPDSFIDSFARWFGRAGLYRAFMFSSPTIMVTTPDACKQVLMDDDTFVTGWPKATIALIGPKSFISMGYDEHRRLRKLTAAPINGFDALTSYLAFIDHTVVTTLRGWSERGDDFEFLTELRRMTFRIIVQIFMGGADERTAAELESTYTELNYGMRAMAIDLPGFAYHKAIRARRRLVAALQRVLDERRARGAKTAGVDMMDRLIAAEDEGGRRLQDDEIIDVLVMYLNAGHESSGHITMWATVFLQENPEILAKAKAEQEAIMRSIPPGQKGLTLRDFRKMEYLSQVVDETLRFVNISFVSFRQATRDVSVNGYLIPKGWKVQLWYRSVHMDPQVYPDPKKFDPSRWEGPPPRAGTFLPFGLGTRLCPGNDLAKLEISVFLHHFLLGYKLTRKNPNCRVRYLPHPRPVDNCLARITRVSTSH
- the LOC119330146 gene encoding mitogen-activated protein kinase 4-like, with translation MAGSHQLLRSEKKKMAKMVRRHQNGKGSHVKHCYMMWQTMFEIDTKYVPIEHIGRGSYGIVCSLMNKNTNEMVAIKKINNIFDNRVDALRTLREMKLLRHLRHENVIALKDIMMPIHRRSFKDVYLVSELMDTDLDRIINSSQTLMTEHCQYFLFQLLRGLKYLHSTRILHRDLKPLNLLVNGNCDLKICDFGLARTSNTEGQCLTEYVVTRWYRAPELLLSSDNYGTSIDVWSVGCIFAELLGRKPIFPGTNSLNQLQLIVNVLGTMNDADLEFIDKPRSRNYVNSLSYTPGIPLTKMYPQAHPLAIDLLQKMLVFDPSKRISVTEALEHPYLSRLYDPSVSRPAQAPIDLDIDENLGVEMIREMMWQEMLQYP